A portion of the Naumovozyma castellii chromosome 2, complete genome genome contains these proteins:
- the CHA4 gene encoding Cha4p (ancestral locus Anc_8.283), producing the protein MDNIYPRIIATQRWQNQKRLRKILKKLACQHCRKIRRKCDTGSPCANCMKFETECVYTGHDLRKARYSNSYVKALEEHIALLEKSFKDLKETTDDDEKNKILNSLPLDNIMPNDLQPSPSPSSTLQIPLFNNSRIPSAVTLPSVGTNSIYPSNSLSITKKKTPTDQQLQTKSTLENLSKDPLILEAFSLFFKWLYPGHFMFIHRETFLSAFFNMEDTKSYYCSEELVYAIAALGGQISKKSEKLYANMDAYYQRAKLIVLKKIFQLDDKTLEESTSSSKLAIIQTLLCLAFYDIGIGENPMAWYLSGLAFRIAHEIGLHLNPEAWSHVYEDELSVIDTKVRSRIYWGSYIADHLIAILFGRSTTLRLSNSTVPETDELPNIENGLEDYIYDKNAVSTMSNPLKKLIVLSRITEVFAGKIFIQSESLRRRSEYLTKFNLEMYHWRRDLPKDLRWSKKSLKVMEDFNPSTTYIWFHYYMVLISYNKPFIAELDPSRDLIEEYIEELHYLLIVWKNKFKTFEKCNLYLVYLIILAIQCMNTDLIKKDHYTEFIDFLNNPTLNYELAKKFIENSNNTNNNDVNTDTIDLLGSLSYGTDFALEYNFDFTLLNEIDMLIGGTTHGVGNQQGIE; encoded by the exons atggaCAACATCTATCCCAGAATTATCGCAACTCAACGATGGCAGAACCAAAAGAGActaaggaaaatattgaagaaattggc CTGCCAACATTGCAGAAAGATACGAAGAAAATGTGACACAGGTTCACCATGTGCTAACTGCATGAAGTTTGAAACGGAATGTGTATACACAGGCCATGATTTAAGAAAGGCAAGGTATTCCAACTCTTACGTAAAGGCACTAGAAGAACATATCGCACTTTTGGAGAAatcattcaaagatttaaaAGAAACCACAGACGATGACgagaagaataaaatcTTGAACTCTCTACCCTTGGATAATATTATGCCGAATGATCTTCAACCTTCACCTTCACCTTCATCCACGTTACAAATTcctttattcaataattccaGAATCCCATCCGCAGTAACTCTTCCCTCAGTTGGTACAAACAGTATATatccatcaaattcattatctaTTACCAAGAAAAAGACACCCACAGACCAACAATTACAAACAAAATccactttggaaaatttatcaaaggaCCCACTGATACTGGAGGCattctctttatttttcaaatggtTATACCCAGGTCATTTCATGTTCATTCACAGAGAAACCTTTTTAAGTGCATTCTTTAACATGGAAGATACCAAGAGTTATTATTGTTCAGAAGAGTTGGTGTACGCAATAGCTGCGTTGGGTGGTCAGATATCGAAGAAATCAGAAAAGTTATACGCCAACATGGACGCTTATTATCAAAGAGCAAAATTAATTGTCCTGAAaaaaatcttccaattggATGACAAGACTTTGGAGGAATCCACATCTTCATCCAAATTAGCCATTATTCAAACTTTACTATGTCTTGCATTTTATGATATCGGTATAGGTGAAAATCCAATGGCTTGGTACCTCTCTGGGCTAGCCTTTAGAATTGCTCATGAAATTGGTCTCCATTTGAATCCAGAAGCATGGAGTCACGTTTATGAGGATGAGCTTTCCGTCATCGATACCAAAGTGAGAAGTAGAATTTATTGGGGATCTTACATTGCGGATCATTTAATTGCCATATTATTCGGTAGATCAACTACTTTAAGATTATCGAATTCAACGGTCCCGGAAACAGATGAGCTGCccaatattgaaaatgggTTGGAAGATTATATTTATGACAAGAACGCAGTATCGACCATGTCCAacccattgaagaaattaatagTCTTATCCAGAATTACTGAAGTGTTTGCGGGAAAGattttcattcaaagtGAATCACTACGACGTCGTAGTGAATATTTAACCAAATTTAATCTCGAAATGTATCACTGGCGAAGAGATTTACCTAAAGATTTACGTTGGTCgaagaaatctttaaaAGTGATGGAAGATTTTAATCCGTCCACTACGTATATTTGGTTCCATTATTATATGGTTCTGATATCTTATAATAAACCATTCATTGCAGAATTAGATCCAAGTAGGGATCTAATAGAAGAATACATTGAAGAGTTGCATTATTTGTTGATTGTTTGgaagaataaatttaaaacatttgaaaagtgTAATCTGTATTTGGTCTACTTAATTATCCTGGCAATCCAATGTATGAATACAGATTTAATTAAGAAGGATCATTATACagaattcattgatttcttaaataatcCAACATTGAATTATGAATTGgctaagaaatttattgaaaattcaaataatacaaataataacGATGTCAATACAGATACTATTGATTTACTAGGTTCACTTTCCTATGGTACTGATTTTGCATTAGAGTATAATTTCGATTTCACGTTGTTAAATGAAATCGATATGTTAATTGGTGGAACCACACATGGAGTAGGAAACCAGCAGGGGATAGAGTAG
- the ICT1 gene encoding lysophosphatidic acid acyltransferase ICT1 (ancestral locus Anc_8.284) yields MLDSIPILNSGEHTTKKCSHTKDLKTHQERIMSLVKLPATTTVTNSLINGEINQWHLHNPAAAKVDVPTVLIHGYAASSMAYYRTLATLSKNVKDVYVIDLPANSLSSVPPHSDISHLKINKIKVVQVSKDKENEKYVFKVAPPHAYDAQREKQVIDKLENYYLDVIEKWRRANYGLDKFNLVGHSFGGYLSFKYAIKYPEVVDKLCLVSPLGVASNIRSVNNVFDTKKEYVMDLQNPGSMLYNRQRMIPNFLFNNQLNVLKWMGPVGSKLTRKYINSAYVKVPTMDYKDYLYEYFQMGVPQVNVDIFTKLFSRNLMARDPIMDNMNRLKSTRFMMMYGDNDWMDKFSGYTLVQNINKIKNNFDRKATYVEIPDAGHNLFLDNPEDFSNNLIKFLS; encoded by the coding sequence ATGCTCGACTCGATACCTATACTGAACTCAGGTGAACACACCACTAAGAAGTGCTCCCATACAAAGGATCTCAAGACCCACCAGGAACGCATCATGAGTCTCGTGAAGCTCCCCGCCACAACCACAGTAACCAACTCCCTCATCAACGGGGAGATCAACCAATGGCACCTCCACAACCCTGCCGCTGCAAAGGTCGACGTCCCCACAGTGCTCATACACGGGTATGCTGCCTCCTCCATGGCTTATTATAGGACACTAGCTACTCTAAGTAAGAATGTCAAGGACGTTTACGTCATTGACTTGCCCGCTAATTCCCTATCATCTGTACCCCCACATTCTGACATTAGccatttgaagataaacAAGATCAAAGTCGTTCAAGTGAGCAAGGACAAAGAGAATGAGAAATACGTGTTCAAAGTGGCTCCACCGCATGCGTACGACGCACAGAGGGAAAAACAAGTAATTGACAAATTGGAGAACTACTACTTGGAcgttattgaaaaatggagaCGCGCAAACTATGGACTAGACAAGTTCAACCTCGTGGGTCATTCCTTTGGAGGGTATTTGTCCTTCAAATACGCTATCAAGTACCCTGAAGTCGTCGATAAATTGTGTTTGGTGTCGCCCCTGGGGGTCGCTAGCAATATACGGTCTGTCAATAATGTGTTTGATACCAAGAAAGAATACGTCATGGATTTACAGAACCCGGGATCCATGCTTTATAATAGACAGAGAATGATCccaaatttcttgtttaatAATCAACTGAACGTGTTGAAATGGATGGGTCCCGTGGGGTCTAAATTGACAAGGAAATATATCAATAGTGCATATGTGAAAGTGCCCACTATGGATTATAAGGATTATCTTTATgaatatttccaaatggGGGTACCTCAGGTCAACGTCGATATCTTTACCAAATTGTTCTCAAGGAACTTGATGGCAAGAGACCCCATCATGGATAACATGAACCGTTTGAAATCTACGAGGTTTATGATGATGTATGGGGACAACGATTGGATGGATAAATTCTCAGGATACACTTTGGTACAGAacataaataaaataaagaataatttcGATAGGAAGGCCACATATGTGGAAATCCCGGATGCTGGACATAATTTATTCTTGGATAACCCGGAGGATTTCAGCAACAATTTGATTAAATTCTTGTCatga